The following proteins come from a genomic window of Anopheles ziemanni chromosome 3, idAnoZiCoDA_A2_x.2, whole genome shotgun sequence:
- the LOC131285807 gene encoding proton-associated sugar transporter A-like, whose translation MNGYETISGADGGKDGAAGTSSGQQSRPGTSNRTGGKHLRTQGQNSLTMVAGGGSNFHTEFLNDPVVREMRQAREENARRQKHDYSHVFRRKTRFDFIRISAVIMGMEFVYSAETAFVSPILLGIGIEHQLMTMIWGISPLIGFFLSPVIGGLSDRCRSRFGRRRPVLFALGVGLIAGCLLVPFGKNIGEWFGDLGEIVVDPASSILDPVAARLIDLNGTVATEALRGYNFYRVDEEIVEHRLDYKWAIVITIIGTILMDFNADNCMTPSRAYLLDICLPEDHGRACSTFSILAGFGGSVGYAMGGINWDETSFGEFLGGSIKTVFTLVVIIFAVCLTISLTSFREIPLPLLEADELLRPLTETVVKKEKARREKQIFTVREVSKALTAQLQSIQSPELNVPQKINNALVDVERNPPVKDAAVELAEEDDDEDEEKQMSPKDFIKSIVMMPKSIAILCVTNLFCWMSHLSYALYFTDFVGEEVFGGNPAAPSFSEENKLFLEGVRYACFGMAIYSLSCSTCSFTIEKLIKVLRARTVYCGGLFIDAVGMACMAYFPNKVTVFVLSATGGIVYALLFTMPFLLLGQYHAKGTFKVHKAGAETQERKRGLATDIAVVGGMIFVAQIIVALGMGALITAFGTTAVVVYSASICSLLASLCATQVVYMDL comes from the exons ATGAACGGTTATG AAACAATCTCAGGAGCGGACGGAGGCAAAGACGGTGCAGCGGGAACGTCCAGTGGACAGCAGTCGCGACCAGGTACGAGCAACCGAACCGGTGGGAAGCACCTTCGAACGCAGGGTCAGAACAGCCTCACGATGGTGGCCGGTGGTGGCAGCAACTTTCACACGGAGTTCCTCAACGATCCGGTCGTGCGGGAGATGCGCCAAGCGCGTGAGGAAAATGCCCGCCGACAGAAACATGACTACTCGCACGTCTTCAG GAGGAAAACCCGCTTCGACTTCATCCGCATTTCGGCGGTCATCATGGGCATGGAGTTTGTGTACTCGGCCGAGACGGCGTTCGTATCGCCGATCCTGCTCGGCATCGGCATCGAGCACCAGCTGATGACGATGATCTGGGGAATCTCGCCGCTGATCGGCTTCTTCCTGTCACCCGTTATCGGTGGCCTGAGCGACCGATGTCGGTCGAGATTTGGCCGGAGGCGACCCGTTCTGTTCGCGCTCGGCGTCGGCCTGATAGCCGGCTGCCTGTTGGTACCGTTCGGGAAGAACATTGGCGAGTGGTTTGGGGATCTCGGCGAGATTGTGGTCGATCCGGCGTCGTCCATTCTGGACCCGGTCGCAGCGAGACTGATCGATCTGAATGGAACCGTGGCGACGGAAGCCTTGCGAGGGTACAACTTCTACCGCGTCGATGAGGAAATCGTCGAACATCGGTTAGACTACAAGTGGGCGATTGTGATCACGATCATCGGCACGATTCTGATGGATTTTAACGCCGACAACTGCATGACGCCGTCTAGGGCGTACCTGTTGGATATCTGTCTACCGG AGGACCATGGACGCGCCTGCAGCACTTTCTCCATCCTGGCCGGGTTTGGTGGATCCGTCGGATATGCCATGGGTGGCATCAACTGGGATGAGACATCGTTCGGTGAATTCCTTGGGGGTAGCATCAAGACCGTATTCACGTTGGTGGTCATAATCTTCGCCGTGTGCCTTACGATCAGCCTTACAAGCTTCCGTGAGATCCCGCTCCCGTTGCTGGAGGCGGATGAGCTCCTTCGCCCCCTTACGGAGACCGTggtgaagaaggagaaggCACGCAGGGAGAAGCAAATTTTTACCGTGAGGGAAGTCAGCAAGGCGCTGACGGCACAGTTGCAGAGTATTCAGTCGCCCGAGCTGAACGTGCCGCAGAAGATCAACAACGCGCTGGTGGATGTCGAACGGAACCCTCCGGTCAAGGATGCAGCGGTCGAGCTGGCggaggaggacgacgatgaggaTGAAGAGAAGCAGATGAGCCCGAAGGACTTTATCAAGAGCATCGTCATGATGCCGAAGTCGATCGCCATCCTGTGCGTCACAAATCTCTTCTGCTGGATGAGTCACCTGAGCTACGCACTGTACTTTACCGATTTCGTTGGAGAGGAGGTGTTCGGAGGTAATCCGGCTGCGCCGTCGTTCTCCGAGGAAAACAAGCTGTTCCTCGAGGGTGTCCGGTATGCCTGCTTCGGTATGGCCATCTACTCGCTCTCCTGCTCCACCTGCTCGTTCACGATCGAGAAGCTGATCAAGGTGTTGCGTGCGCGAACCGTCTACTGTGGAGGACTGTTCATCGACGCGGTCGGTATGGCCTGCATGGCGTACTTCCCGAACAAGGTGACCGTTTTCGTGCTGAGTGCGACCGGGGGTATCGTCTATGCCCTTCTCTTCACCATGCCCTTCCTCCTTCTCGGCCAATACCACGCCAAGGGAACG TTCAAAGTCCATAAGGCTGGCGCAGAAACACAGGAACGGAAGCGTGGACTCGCCACCGACATTGCCGTCGTCGGGGGCATGATCTTCGTCGCACAAATCATCGTGGCGCTCGGGATGGGAGCTCTGATCACCGCGTTCGGTACCACCGCTGTCGTCGTCTACAGTGCCAGTATCTGCAGTCTTCTGGCGTCGCTCTGCGCCACGCAGGTGGTGTACATGGATCTCTAA